Proteins from a genomic interval of Lolium perenne isolate Kyuss_39 chromosome 1, Kyuss_2.0, whole genome shotgun sequence:
- the LOC127293561 gene encoding uncharacterized protein, with amino-acid sequence MGPATARLGVLIAVALLFAGFAPSATARGRGKGGHGHGHGHGGPAHGGPVNPLVAGICLHTPFPEVCKLTAGRHAAKYHVIDNQAVLNMQVDAFAKRTAAARKFVARASRKGSPAQTQALTFCDTMYMNTQDTIGAAQRAITFKDKGTAKIMLQLAVQDFQSCDHPFQQASIPNPMLKIDGELNQMANNCMQLASMM; translated from the coding sequence ATGGGGCCAGCCACCGCACGGCTCGGCGTCCTCATCGCCGTGGCGCTATTGTTCGCCGGCTTCGCTCCGTCGGCgaccgcgagagggagagggaaggGCGGCCACGGCCACGGCCACGGCCATGGCGGCCCCGCCCACGGTGGCCCCGTGAACCCACTGGTAGCCGGCATCTGCTTGCATACCCCCTTCCCGGAAGTGTGCAAGCTTACGGCTGGGAGGCACGCGGCCAAGTACCATGTCATCGACAACCAGGCCGTGCTTAACATGCAGGTCGACGCCTTCGCCAAGCGAACGGCCGCAGCCCGGAAGTTCGTCGCCAGGGCGTCCCGCAAGGGTTCGCCGGCGCAAACTCAGGCGCTGACCTTCTGCGACACCATGTACATGAACACCCAGGACACCATCGGCGCGGCGCAGCGAGCCATCACCTTCAAGGACAAGGGCACGGCCAAGATCATGCTGCAGCTCGCCGTGCAGGACTTCCAGTCGTGCGACCATCCGTTCCAGCAGGCCAGCATTCCAAACCCAATGCTCAAGATCGACGGGGAGCTCAACCAGATGGCCAATAACTGCATGCAACTGGCCAGCATGATGTGA